Proteins encoded together in one Polaribacter reichenbachii window:
- a CDS encoding response regulator, whose product MKKILLIEDDAVLRENTSELLELSNYTVFTASDGKKGVALASEKNPDIIVCDIMMPELDGYGVLENLSKNVKTKYIPFIFLSAKTERKDVRKGMDLGADDYITKPFNEEELISAIESRIAKAAILKDEREKLAKSDVEDESELRTLNDLKNFFDDNGQTFVYKKDTTIYEIGDNSNFVYLITKGLIKCYKFDEQGKELTTALYKEDDLFGYTSFTQNVPYQETATSIDEVELMGLPKSEIQNILNTNPKLTLDIIELLTDNIFGIKEQLLQMAYSSVHKKTASTIIKFAKKMNRKPEDLIKISRNDLASVAGIATETLIRTLSSFKKQGLIEIEGRSIRIIDLEKLQSIS is encoded by the coding sequence ATGAAAAAAATATTACTCATAGAAGATGATGCTGTTTTAAGAGAAAATACATCAGAATTATTAGAACTATCTAATTACACCGTTTTTACTGCTTCTGATGGTAAAAAAGGAGTTGCTTTGGCTTCAGAAAAAAATCCTGATATTATAGTTTGCGATATTATGATGCCAGAACTAGATGGTTATGGAGTTTTAGAAAATTTATCGAAAAATGTTAAAACAAAATACATTCCCTTTATCTTTTTATCTGCCAAAACAGAACGTAAAGATGTAAGAAAAGGTATGGATCTTGGCGCAGATGATTATATTACAAAACCTTTTAATGAAGAAGAGCTTATAAGTGCCATTGAAAGTAGAATAGCCAAAGCTGCTATTTTAAAAGATGAACGAGAAAAGCTAGCAAAATCTGATGTTGAAGACGAAAGTGAATTAAGAACTTTAAACGATTTAAAAAACTTTTTTGATGATAATGGACAAACTTTTGTTTACAAAAAAGATACTACAATTTATGAAATAGGAGACAATTCTAACTTTGTTTACTTAATTACAAAAGGGCTTATTAAGTGTTATAAATTCGATGAACAAGGTAAAGAATTAACCACTGCACTTTATAAAGAAGATGATTTATTTGGCTATACTTCTTTTACCCAAAATGTACCTTATCAAGAAACTGCAACTTCTATAGATGAGGTAGAACTAATGGGCTTACCAAAAAGTGAGATTCAGAATATTTTAAACACCAATCCAAAACTTACTTTAGATATTATTGAATTATTAACCGATAATATTTTTGGTATTAAAGAGCAATTGCTACAAATGGCTTATAGTTCTGTTCATAAAAAAACAGCATCTACTATTATAAAATTTGCGAAAAAAATGAATCGTAAACCAGAAGATCTTATCAAAATTTCGAGAAACGATTTGGCAAGTGTAGCTGGTATTGCAACAGAAACTTTAATTAGAACCTTATCTAGCTTTAAAAAACAAGGACTTATAGAAATAGAAGGTAGATCTATTAGAATCATAGATTTAGAAAAATTACAAAGTATTTCTTAA
- a CDS encoding DnaJ C-terminal domain-containing protein: protein MAFIDYYKILELSKNATEKDIKKAYRKLARKYHPDLNPNDPAAEKKFKEVNEANEVLSNTANRKKYDEYGEHWEHAEEYEKAKQQEQYSKSRGDTGQYSEEDFSDFFENMFRSNSSHQQRNQAKFRGQDFNAQLQLNLKDVYTTHKRTLTINNKNIRITIPAGIENEQVIKINGYGGKGMNGGPNGDLYIQFSVINNTAFKRKGDNLYTTVELDLYKALLGSELMVDTFNGKVKLTIKPETQNGTKVKLKGKGFPKYKQENQFGDLYITYQLKTPTNLTTKEKELFTELSKLR, encoded by the coding sequence ATGGCTTTTATTGATTATTATAAAATACTAGAGCTTTCTAAAAATGCGACAGAGAAAGATATTAAAAAAGCATACAGAAAATTGGCTCGCAAATACCATCCAGATTTAAATCCAAACGATCCTGCTGCTGAAAAAAAGTTCAAGGAAGTTAATGAAGCAAATGAGGTTTTAAGCAATACAGCTAATCGAAAAAAATACGATGAATATGGAGAACATTGGGAACACGCCGAAGAATACGAAAAAGCCAAGCAACAAGAACAATACTCAAAAAGTAGAGGAGATACTGGGCAATATTCTGAAGAAGATTTCTCTGATTTTTTCGAGAATATGTTTAGAAGTAATTCATCTCATCAACAAAGAAATCAAGCAAAATTTAGAGGTCAAGATTTTAATGCGCAATTGCAATTAAACCTAAAGGATGTTTATACAACTCATAAACGCACTTTAACCATTAACAATAAAAATATTCGAATTACGATTCCTGCAGGCATAGAAAACGAACAGGTAATAAAAATAAATGGTTATGGAGGCAAAGGAATGAATGGTGGACCCAATGGCGATTTGTACATTCAGTTTTCTGTAATAAATAATACAGCATTTAAAAGAAAAGGCGATAATTTGTATACAACTGTAGAATTAGATTTGTACAAAGCACTTTTAGGATCAGAACTAATGGTAGATACTTTTAATGGTAAAGTAAAATTAACGATAAAACCAGAAACTCAAAATGGTACAAAAGTTAAGTTAAAAGGTAAAGGTTTTCCTAAATACAAGCAAGAAAATCAATTTGGTGATTTGTATATTACTTATCAATTAAAAACCCCAACAAACCTTACCACTAAAGAAAAAGAACTTTTTACAGAATTATCAAAACTAAGATAA
- a CDS encoding chaperone modulator CbpM, producing the protein MEKSNLISVQQFCTHYKVSKAFINELQEYELIDVLVSENENYLYKNQLYAVEKIIRLHYDLKINLEGIDVIHNLLKQIEKLQIEKTELKNKLRFYED; encoded by the coding sequence ATGGAAAAATCAAATTTAATTTCGGTACAACAATTTTGCACTCATTATAAGGTTTCTAAGGCTTTTATTAATGAGTTGCAAGAATATGAGTTAATTGATGTTCTTGTTAGTGAGAATGAAAATTACCTATACAAGAATCAACTTTATGCTGTAGAAAAAATTATTCGCTTACACTACGATTTAAAAATAAACTTAGAAGGTATAGATGTTATTCATAATTTATTAAAACAAATTGAAAAGCTACAGATAGAAAAAACCGAACTAAAAAATAAACTTAGGTTTTATGAAGATTAA
- a CDS encoding PAS domain-containing sensor histidine kinase has protein sequence MFKKDQDIFNILLGSVSEGVIIVDEHQNIVEANESAIKMFGYNNDELIKKPLNILIPQNYHANHGSHFKGFMKDKKKRRMGQGRDIFGAKKDGSIFPLEAGLNPFNIYGQNYVMALIIDITFRKEQEKKIIALNTKLENEVEQRTEELKAAIEELKSLNLELGNENQKRKNAEEEIKSALKKEQELNELKTKFLSLVSHEFKTPLSGILTSTMLLGKYKLSEQQKNRDKHLKTITDKVHYLNNILNDFLSVEKLERGQIHYNPTTFKLSKVLDEVVYNANILLKDGQKINYPVNINNYFLHQDEKIIELALSNLVNNAIKYSSENTIIDLNVYQNETETTFTVNDNGIGIPKNDQKNIFNRYFRAENALLSQGTGIGLNIVKTHIENLNGTISFKSTENIGTTFTIIIPNKSK, from the coding sequence ATGTTTAAAAAAGACCAAGATATTTTCAATATTCTTTTAGGATCGGTTTCTGAAGGAGTTATTATAGTAGATGAACACCAAAACATTGTAGAAGCCAACGAATCTGCTATAAAAATGTTTGGTTATAATAATGATGAGCTTATAAAGAAACCTTTAAACATTCTAATACCTCAAAATTATCATGCAAATCATGGAAGCCATTTTAAAGGTTTTATGAAAGATAAAAAGAAGAGAAGAATGGGACAAGGTCGTGATATCTTTGGAGCAAAAAAAGATGGTAGTATTTTCCCTTTAGAAGCTGGTTTAAATCCTTTTAACATTTATGGGCAAAACTATGTAATGGCACTTATTATAGACATTACTTTTCGTAAAGAACAAGAGAAAAAAATTATAGCCCTAAACACAAAATTAGAAAACGAAGTTGAGCAGAGAACAGAAGAATTAAAAGCTGCAATAGAAGAATTAAAATCTTTAAATTTAGAGTTAGGTAATGAAAACCAAAAGCGTAAAAATGCTGAAGAAGAAATAAAATCTGCACTTAAAAAAGAGCAAGAATTAAATGAGTTGAAAACTAAATTTTTATCTTTAGTATCTCATGAATTTAAAACCCCTTTAAGCGGAATTTTAACCTCTACAATGTTGTTGGGTAAATACAAATTAAGTGAACAACAAAAAAATAGAGACAAACACCTAAAAACAATTACAGATAAAGTACATTATTTAAATAATATTTTAAATGATTTTTTATCCGTAGAAAAATTAGAAAGAGGTCAAATACATTACAACCCAACTACTTTTAAGTTAAGTAAAGTTTTAGATGAAGTAGTTTATAATGCGAATATTTTATTAAAAGATGGACAGAAAATTAACTATCCAGTAAATATTAATAATTACTTTTTACATCAAGATGAAAAAATTATTGAATTAGCATTATCTAATTTAGTAAACAATGCCATAAAATATTCATCAGAAAATACCATTATAGATCTTAATGTTTATCAAAATGAAACAGAAACTACTTTTACTGTAAATGATAACGGAATTGGGATTCCAAAAAACGATCAAAAAAATATTTTTAATAGATATTTTAGAGCAGAAAACGCGTTATTGTCTCAAGGAACTGGTATTGGACTTAATATCGTAAAAACACATATAGAGAACTTAAATGGAACTATTTCTTTTAAAAGTACAGAAAATATAGGTACTACTTTTACCATAATAATTCCTAACAAATCGAAATAA
- a CDS encoding pyridoxamine 5'-phosphate oxidase family protein, giving the protein MITNLNEKECKNLLTNNYIGHLAYIYRDRPFVIPITYFFTVDDTVLGYTNEGHKTVTMRKNNSVSLEIDEIENLNNWKSVLAHGVYEELSGIDAKASLHEFAEGIKNLASKKEKKDFHFISDFSSKLHEEGLPIVFKIAIDEVTGKKRIN; this is encoded by the coding sequence ATGATCACTAATCTAAACGAAAAGGAATGTAAAAACCTTTTAACAAACAATTATATTGGGCATTTGGCCTATATTTATAGAGATAGACCATTTGTAATACCAATTACTTATTTTTTTACGGTAGATGATACAGTTTTAGGCTACACAAACGAAGGGCATAAAACAGTTACAATGAGAAAAAACAATTCTGTATCATTAGAAATTGATGAAATAGAAAACCTTAACAATTGGAAATCTGTTTTAGCACACGGAGTTTATGAAGAACTTTCTGGTATAGATGCAAAAGCTAGTTTGCATGAGTTTGCAGAAGGAATTAAGAATTTAGCATCCAAAAAAGAAAAAAAAGATTTTCATTTTATTAGTGATTTCTCAAGTAAACTTCATGAAGAAGGTTTGCCAATTGTATTTAAAATTGCAATTGACGAAGTAACAGGAAAAAAGAGAATTAACTAA
- a CDS encoding universal stress protein — translation MKNILLPTDFSENSWNAIAYAISMHKDEVCNFYLLNVNRINNTITSDIPYTPNSEVIDTIILKPSKQKLRKVVERINKVFTKNKNHKFYTLIDYNYFIDSIRKHVSEKNIDLIVMGTKGASGLKELLIGSNAGEVITKVSCSTLIVPENATYSSIKEIAFPTDFILSYNTSVLNSIINILKKEKASLRILHIVQRGLELSLDQQNNKEVLEDLFSNFKHSFHSLSNSKVEDAIQCFVESRDIDMMAMVAKNLNYFQQILFHSKVEKISYHTNVPFLVLHE, via the coding sequence ATGAAAAACATTTTATTACCTACAGACTTTTCTGAAAATTCGTGGAATGCAATAGCTTACGCTATTAGTATGCATAAAGATGAAGTATGTAATTTTTATCTGTTGAATGTTAATAGAATAAACAACACAATTACAAGCGACATACCTTATACACCTAATAGCGAGGTTATAGATACCATAATTTTAAAACCTTCTAAACAAAAATTAAGAAAGGTTGTTGAGAGAATTAACAAAGTATTTACGAAAAATAAAAATCATAAATTTTACACACTTATAGATTATAATTACTTTATAGATTCTATAAGAAAACACGTAAGTGAAAAGAATATAGATTTAATTGTAATGGGTACCAAAGGTGCCTCTGGTTTAAAAGAGCTACTTATTGGTAGTAATGCTGGCGAGGTTATTACAAAAGTATCTTGTTCTACACTTATAGTACCAGAAAATGCAACTTATTCATCTATTAAAGAAATTGCTTTTCCTACGGATTTTATACTTTCTTATAATACTTCAGTTTTAAACTCTATTATCAATATTTTAAAAAAGGAAAAAGCTTCTTTACGAATACTACATATTGTGCAAAGAGGTTTAGAATTAAGTTTAGATCAACAAAACAATAAAGAGGTTTTAGAAGATTTATTTTCAAACTTTAAACATAGTTTTCATAGTTTATCGAACAGTAAAGTAGAAGATGCTATACAATGTTTTGTAGAAAGTAGAGACATAGATATGATGGCTATGGTTGCAAAAAATCTAAACTATTTTCAACAAATATTGTTTCATTCTAAAGTAGAAAAAATTAGCTACCATACTAATGTTCCTTTTTTAGTTTTACATGAATAA